A stretch of Ligilactobacillus faecis DNA encodes these proteins:
- a CDS encoding YcjF family protein, whose protein sequence is MEEEARGAVHTASVAAGAVALSPIPFSDALALVPIQTTMIISIYNSYGERISKGVVEGIVKATTATTLGKSLAGSLVKLIPGIGTIAGAALNGGVAVAVTELIGNTLIDRFEDGDSVDEAELMDVINYALKNGLED, encoded by the coding sequence ATGGAAGAAGAAGCTAGGGGTGCTGTTCACACTGCCTCTGTTGCAGCAGGGGCTGTGGCACTCTCGCCGATCCCATTTTCAGATGCGCTTGCACTAGTACCGATCCAAACGACGATGATCATTTCGATCTATAACAGTTATGGTGAGCGGATCTCTAAGGGCGTCGTTGAAGGGATCGTTAAGGCGACAACAGCTACAACTTTGGGAAAAAGTTTAGCTGGGAGTTTAGTGAAGCTTATTCCTGGCATAGGAACGATTGCCGGAGCAGCACTAAATGGTGGTGTTGCCGTAGCAGTGACTGAACTTATTGGAAATACGCTGATCGATAGATTTGAAGATGGTGATTCTGTTGATGAAGCTGAGTTAATGGATGTCATCAACTATGCGCTCAAAAATGGTCTAGAGGACTAA